A DNA window from bacterium contains the following coding sequences:
- a CDS encoding YbaK/EbsC family protein has protein sequence MDTVPFRLRSTLERHGVMYETIRHRRDYTAQETAEHTKTPGREFAKAVLMRLDGNFAMAVVPADHRVEVDQIRKLTGAKEVRLGTERELRDLCPDCEPGATPPFGNLYNLPVYLSDWLTGDEWITFNAGTHEQAIRMRLSDYMRIVQPQVLDFSTQH, from the coding sequence ATGGACACCGTACCGTTCAGGCTGCGGTCCACGCTGGAGCGCCACGGCGTGATGTACGAGACGATCCGCCATCGGCGCGACTACACGGCGCAGGAAACCGCGGAACACACGAAGACCCCCGGACGGGAGTTCGCGAAGGCGGTCCTGATGCGGCTCGACGGCAACTTCGCGATGGCCGTCGTGCCGGCCGACCACCGCGTCGAGGTCGATCAAATCCGCAAGCTGACCGGGGCGAAGGAAGTCCGGCTCGGCACGGAGCGCGAGCTGCGCGATCTCTGCCCCGACTGCGAGCCGGGCGCGACGCCCCCGTTCGGCAACCTCTACAACCTGCCGGTCTACCTGAGCGACTGGCTCACCGGCGACGAATGGATCACGTTCAACGCCGGCACGCACGAGCAGGCGATCCGCATGCGCCTCTCCGACTACATGCGGATCGTCCAGCCGCAGGTTCTCGACTTCTCGACGCAGCACTGA
- a CDS encoding C1 family peptidase — protein sequence MPRLALAGLLAVVFALPALAAEPAAAPPAPAPSPAQDHVKYVPKYEDPLLKEMEAADAKRDEAEEAATAKIRADRKAAKEAEKAARTTLRFDMSKLVKPAGPQAFKQAFHFPPQAQYLTNTCWSFSTTSFYESEIARLTGRKVKLSEIYTVYWEWVEKMRGFVRTRGDQPVAEGSESNALPRIWKQYGIVPLSAYPGTKAADGRHDHARLAQRMESFARWIKENDLWDEDLVATMTRAILDREIGAPPASFEFEGKTYTPKSFLDDVTKLKLDDYVEMVSTLADPFYTFTEYKYPDNWWRSKEYYNVPLDEWYAALKRALSAGYTVAVGGDVSEPGINGFEDAAIVPSFDVPQELIGQDARELRINNGTTDDDHGLHAVGIAQAGEHDWILIKDSGRSARWGKFEGYYFYRDDYVKLKMLGFTVHKDVVKDLLAKQAR from the coding sequence ATGCCGCGCCTCGCCCTTGCCGGTTTGCTGGCCGTCGTCTTCGCTTTGCCCGCCCTCGCCGCCGAGCCCGCCGCCGCGCCCCCCGCGCCGGCGCCGTCTCCGGCGCAGGACCACGTCAAGTACGTTCCGAAGTACGAGGATCCGCTCCTCAAGGAGATGGAGGCCGCGGACGCCAAGCGGGACGAGGCCGAGGAGGCCGCGACCGCCAAGATCCGCGCCGACCGGAAGGCCGCCAAGGAGGCGGAGAAGGCCGCGCGGACGACGCTGCGCTTCGACATGTCGAAGCTCGTCAAGCCGGCCGGGCCGCAGGCGTTCAAGCAGGCGTTCCACTTCCCGCCGCAGGCGCAGTACCTCACCAACACCTGCTGGAGCTTCTCCACGACCTCGTTCTACGAGTCGGAGATCGCGCGCCTGACCGGCCGCAAGGTCAAGCTCTCCGAGATCTACACCGTCTACTGGGAGTGGGTCGAGAAGATGCGCGGCTTCGTGCGGACGCGCGGCGACCAGCCGGTCGCCGAGGGCTCCGAATCGAACGCGCTGCCGCGGATCTGGAAGCAGTACGGCATCGTGCCGCTTTCGGCCTATCCGGGCACGAAGGCGGCCGACGGGCGGCACGACCACGCGCGCCTCGCGCAGCGGATGGAGAGCTTCGCGCGCTGGATCAAGGAGAACGACCTCTGGGACGAGGATCTCGTCGCGACGATGACCCGCGCGATCCTCGACCGCGAGATCGGCGCCCCGCCGGCGAGCTTCGAGTTCGAGGGGAAGACCTACACGCCGAAGAGCTTCCTCGACGACGTGACGAAGCTGAAGCTCGACGACTACGTCGAGATGGTGTCCACGCTCGCCGATCCGTTCTACACCTTCACGGAGTACAAGTACCCGGACAACTGGTGGCGCAGCAAGGAGTACTACAACGTCCCGCTCGACGAGTGGTACGCGGCCCTCAAGCGCGCCCTCTCCGCGGGCTACACCGTCGCCGTGGGCGGCGACGTGAGCGAGCCGGGGATCAACGGCTTCGAGGACGCGGCGATCGTGCCGAGCTTCGACGTCCCGCAGGAACTGATCGGCCAGGACGCGCGCGAACTGCGGATCAACAACGGCACGACCGACGACGACCACGGCCTGCACGCGGTCGGCATCGCGCAGGCCGGCGAGCACGACTGGATCCTGATCAAGGACTCCGGCCGCTCGGCGCGCTGGGGCAAGTTCGAGGGGTACTACTTCTACCGCGACGACTACGTGAAGCTGAAGATGCTCGGCTTCACGGTGCACAAGGACGTCGTGAAGGACCTGCTCGCCAAGCAGGCCCGCTGA
- a CDS encoding zinc-binding dehydrogenase, which yields METSRVVRVRRHGGPEALLFEDRPVPEPGPGEVLVRLETMALNHLDLWVRGGIPGVRFPLPLVPGSDGCGTIVRLGPGVLEPAEGTRVVVLPGLSCGRCRRCLAGDDNLCASYAILGETRDGTSAEHVLLPAANVAPAPPRLDDDAAAAFPLTFLTAWNMVVRKGRAAPGTRLLVHAAASGVGSAAIQIARLVGARVAATAGAPAKLDLARRLGADDAFDYGDPDWTAKARAWAGSEGIDVVVDSVGAATFAPSLRLLARGGRYVFCGATSGFELQADFRPIFFKNQEILGSTMGRRADLLRALELAADGKLVPVIDGVFPFARIGEAHERLASRRNVGKVVVRIAPRD from the coding sequence ATGGAGACGTCGCGCGTCGTCCGCGTCCGCCGGCACGGCGGTCCCGAGGCGCTGTTGTTCGAGGACCGCCCGGTCCCCGAGCCCGGCCCCGGGGAGGTCTTGGTCCGCCTCGAGACGATGGCCTTGAACCATCTCGACCTGTGGGTGCGCGGCGGGATTCCCGGCGTCCGTTTCCCCCTGCCGCTCGTTCCGGGCTCGGACGGCTGCGGCACGATCGTGCGGCTCGGCCCCGGCGTCCTCGAGCCGGCGGAAGGAACGCGCGTCGTCGTGCTGCCGGGGCTCTCGTGCGGGCGCTGCCGCCGCTGCCTCGCCGGCGACGACAACCTCTGCGCCTCCTACGCCATCCTCGGCGAGACGCGCGACGGCACGAGCGCGGAACACGTCCTGCTTCCCGCGGCGAACGTCGCGCCCGCGCCGCCGCGCCTCGACGACGACGCCGCGGCCGCCTTCCCGCTCACGTTCCTCACGGCGTGGAACATGGTCGTCCGCAAGGGACGCGCCGCGCCGGGAACGCGTCTTCTGGTCCACGCCGCCGCGTCGGGCGTCGGTTCGGCGGCGATCCAGATCGCGCGCCTCGTCGGCGCCCGCGTCGCGGCGACGGCCGGCGCGCCGGCCAAGCTCGACCTCGCGCGGCGCCTCGGCGCCGACGACGCGTTCGACTACGGCGATCCCGACTGGACGGCGAAGGCGCGCGCCTGGGCGGGGAGCGAGGGGATCGACGTCGTCGTGGACAGCGTCGGCGCCGCCACCTTCGCCCCGTCGCTGCGCCTTCTCGCGCGGGGCGGGCGGTACGTCTTCTGCGGCGCCACGTCCGGGTTCGAACTGCAGGCGGACTTCCGGCCGATCTTCTTCAAGAACCAGGAGATTCTCGGTTCGACGATGGGGCGTCGCGCCGATCTGCTGCGCGCGCTGGAGTTGGCCGCGGACGGCAAGCTCGTCCCGGTGATCGACGGGGTCTTTCCGTTCGCGCGGATCGGCGAGGCGCACGAGCGTCTCGCCTCGCGCCGCAACGTCGGCAAGGTCGTGGTGCGGATCGCGCCGCGGGACTGA